In Nymphaea colorata isolate Beijing-Zhang1983 chromosome 13, ASM883128v2, whole genome shotgun sequence, one DNA window encodes the following:
- the LOC116266539 gene encoding uncharacterized protein LOC116266539: MGVMERLKVFVVQEPVVAASCLIAGVGLFLPAVVRPILDSMETSKQVPQPALRDVVAGMTGKKP; encoded by the exons ATGGGTGTCATGGAGAGACTGAAGGTATTCGTTGTTCAGGAGCCCGTCGTGGCCGCCTCTTGCTTGATTGCCGGAGTTG GCTTATTTCTCCCAGCTGTTGTCAGGCCTATCCTGGACTCCATGGAGACATCAAAACAAGTTCCTCAGCCGGCTTTGAGGGAT GTTGTTGCTGGAATGACTGGAAAAAAACCGTGA